In one Paraburkholderia azotifigens genomic region, the following are encoded:
- the otnI gene encoding 2-oxo-tetronate isomerase — protein MPRFAANLTMMYNEHAFLDRFAAAARDGFEAVEFLFPYDFPAADLKSRLQESGLTQALFNAPPGDWAAGERGIASLPGREDEFRRSVDAALDYARVLGNDKLHVMAGLIKPEQSRAAHRDVYLKNLAYAAKTAQADGITVVIEPINTRDIPGFFLNRQDDAQAICAEVGAANLKVQFDLYHCQIVEGDLAVKLKRDVKGIGHIQIAGVPERHEPDIGEVNYPYLFALIDELGYDGWIGCEYRPRAGTSDGLGWIRPYVKARG, from the coding sequence ATGCCTCGCTTCGCCGCCAATCTGACGATGATGTACAACGAACACGCGTTTCTCGACCGTTTCGCCGCCGCCGCGCGCGACGGCTTCGAAGCCGTGGAGTTTCTGTTCCCTTATGACTTTCCCGCTGCGGACCTGAAATCGCGTCTGCAGGAAAGCGGCCTTACGCAGGCGCTGTTCAATGCGCCGCCGGGCGACTGGGCGGCCGGCGAGCGCGGCATCGCGTCGTTGCCGGGCCGCGAAGACGAGTTTCGCCGCAGCGTCGACGCGGCGCTCGACTACGCGCGCGTGCTCGGCAACGACAAGCTGCATGTAATGGCCGGTTTGATCAAGCCGGAGCAATCGCGCGCCGCGCATCGCGACGTGTATCTGAAGAACCTCGCGTATGCCGCGAAAACCGCGCAAGCGGACGGCATCACGGTCGTCATCGAGCCGATCAATACGCGCGACATTCCCGGCTTCTTTCTGAACCGCCAGGACGACGCCCAGGCGATCTGCGCGGAAGTCGGCGCGGCGAATCTGAAAGTGCAGTTCGATCTTTACCACTGCCAGATCGTCGAAGGCGATCTCGCCGTGAAGCTCAAGCGCGATGTGAAGGGCATCGGTCACATTCAGATTGCGGGTGTGCCGGAGCGGCACGAGCCGGATATCGGCGAAGTGAACTATCCGTATCTGTTCGCGCTGATCGACGAACTCGGTTACGACGGCTGGATCGGTTGTGAATACCGCCCGCGCGCGGGCACATCCGATGGCCTGGGATGGATCCGCCCATACGTGAAGGCGCGCGGATAA
- the denD gene encoding D-erythronate dehydrogenase yields MKVLITGGAGFLGQRLARELLARGELKGADGRRQPITELVLLDVVAAPGPKDERVRVEVGDIAERGVLERVIDEKTEAIFHLAAIVSGQAEADFELGMRINLDASRLLLDVCRARAHKPRVVFTSSVAVYGGDLPDTVLDETALNPQSSYGAQKAIAELLLNDYARRGFVDGRVLRLPTISVRPGKPNAAASSFASGIIREPLNGEPAVCPVNGAMRLWLLSPRKAIECLVAGCEIDGAALGNRRTVNLPGVSVTVDEMIAALREVAGDAVANRIEWKADERVEKIVGSWPARWDTSRANQLGLHGDASFADIVRAFIDDELGGKLPQH; encoded by the coding sequence ATGAAAGTACTGATCACGGGCGGTGCGGGATTTCTCGGCCAGCGTCTCGCGCGCGAACTGCTTGCGCGCGGCGAACTGAAGGGCGCGGACGGACGGCGTCAGCCGATCACGGAACTGGTGTTGCTCGACGTCGTCGCGGCGCCGGGGCCGAAAGACGAACGCGTGCGCGTCGAAGTCGGCGACATTGCCGAGCGCGGCGTGCTCGAACGGGTGATCGACGAGAAGACGGAGGCGATCTTCCATCTCGCCGCGATCGTCAGCGGCCAGGCGGAAGCGGACTTCGAACTGGGCATGCGCATCAATCTCGATGCATCGCGGCTGCTGCTCGACGTTTGCCGTGCACGTGCACACAAGCCGCGTGTGGTGTTCACGAGTTCGGTCGCCGTGTACGGCGGTGACTTGCCCGACACCGTGCTCGATGAAACCGCGCTGAATCCGCAGTCGTCGTATGGCGCGCAGAAGGCGATCGCCGAACTGCTGCTCAACGATTATGCACGGCGCGGTTTCGTCGACGGCCGGGTGCTGCGCCTGCCGACCATCAGCGTGCGGCCTGGCAAGCCGAATGCGGCGGCGTCGTCGTTCGCGAGCGGCATCATTCGCGAGCCGCTCAACGGCGAGCCGGCCGTGTGCCCGGTGAACGGCGCGATGCGTCTGTGGCTGCTGTCGCCGCGCAAGGCGATCGAGTGTCTCGTCGCGGGCTGCGAGATCGACGGCGCGGCGCTCGGCAACCGTCGCACGGTGAATCTGCCGGGCGTGTCGGTGACGGTCGACGAGATGATTGCCGCGCTGCGCGAAGTCGCGGGTGACGCCGTCGCGAACCGGATCGAATGGAAGGCGGACGAGCGTGTCGAGAAGATCGTCGGCAGCTGGCCCGCGCGCTGGGATACCTCGCGGGCGAATCAGCTCGGGCTGCACGGCGATGCGTCGTTCGCGGACATCGTTCGCGCGTTTATCGACGATGAACTGGGCGGCAAGCTCCCGCAGCACTGA
- a CDS encoding MBL fold metallo-hydrolase, producing the protein MKPNETQIIMKDTRLVHRIGAATITRVDETTFALAPDTLFPNWDETSGLVLEERFATESIDLSNRRVPLKTHLWVVELDGVTFVVDTGIGNGKLRSFSALFDRLDNPVLERLAAAGFERERVDYVLNTHLHVDHVGWNTHWDEGRWAPVFPNATYVFGERERDFFATEQGAPRRMVFDDSVLPLIEANQSRVVRDTGESILDGIRFLPTFGHSIGHMAIEIRSRGETALFSGDVMHSAVQVHRPEWNSTFCLDQEQARASRQWLLAHAADTGATVFAAHFAETSAGTVQRAGDGFEWRYA; encoded by the coding sequence ATGAAGCCCAACGAAACGCAGATCATCATGAAAGACACTCGCCTCGTGCATCGCATCGGCGCGGCAACCATTACGCGCGTCGACGAAACCACGTTCGCGCTCGCGCCCGACACGCTCTTCCCGAACTGGGACGAGACAAGTGGACTCGTGCTCGAAGAACGCTTCGCAACCGAAAGCATCGATCTGTCGAACCGGCGCGTGCCGTTGAAGACGCATTTGTGGGTTGTCGAGCTAGACGGCGTGACTTTCGTCGTCGATACGGGCATCGGCAACGGCAAGCTGCGCTCGTTCAGCGCGCTATTCGACAGACTCGACAATCCCGTGCTCGAACGGCTCGCGGCGGCGGGTTTCGAACGCGAGCGCGTCGACTATGTGCTCAATACGCACCTGCACGTCGATCATGTCGGATGGAACACGCATTGGGATGAAGGCCGCTGGGCGCCCGTGTTTCCGAACGCGACCTACGTGTTCGGCGAGCGCGAACGCGATTTCTTCGCGACGGAACAAGGCGCGCCGCGCCGCATGGTGTTCGACGACAGCGTGTTGCCCTTGATCGAAGCCAATCAGTCGCGCGTGGTTCGCGATACGGGAGAAAGCATTCTCGATGGCATCCGTTTTCTGCCCACTTTCGGACACAGCATTGGACACATGGCGATCGAAATCCGCTCGCGCGGCGAGACCGCGCTTTTCTCCGGCGACGTGATGCACAGCGCGGTGCAGGTTCACCGGCCCGAATGGAACTCGACGTTCTGTCTCGATCAGGAGCAGGCGCGCGCGTCGCGGCAATGGCTGCTCGCGCATGCCGCCGATACGGGAGCAACAGTGTTTGCCGCGCATTTTGCCGAGACGTCGGCGGGTACGGTGCAGCGCGCCGGCGATGGTTTCGAATGGCGCTACGCGTAG
- a CDS encoding MFS transporter produces MSAHPALTQQADEATQTTHHDSVRHPVYIVLLFFICFAFSYLDRQIVSILVQPIKQSLLLTDTQIGLLQGFSFTMCYATAGVFIARLVDRTNRVRLIAACIAIWAVSTTLCGFATNFSELLLARAGTAVAEAALSPAALSIFSDMFAPRRVARASSVFMLGPYVGGGVALFGGGMLLSAAANGHGNAWLAAHGIAPWQAIFAIVGLPGLILAALVAFTIREPARLETSAHATHARDDMPSLRDVVHQLFVRNRFCLPYFAAYVALITLFYSHAAWFPTLLMRHFHLAPKTVGQMAAPAYMIGGILGVACAGVLATRVTDDSTLRKVLAFSTCAVALLVPAAIAMPLVSDSAVAIALYGICAFTASIAMGLAPVPLQIAVPNRMRGRSLALLVFMTNAISGGVGPLSVGYLNERLGQTGASLGIALALVGGVSALISAVLYAVATRRVAIANDA; encoded by the coding sequence ATGAGCGCCCATCCCGCCTTGACGCAGCAAGCCGACGAAGCCACTCAGACGACTCACCACGACAGCGTGCGCCATCCCGTCTATATCGTGCTGCTCTTCTTCATCTGCTTTGCGTTCTCGTATCTGGACCGGCAGATCGTCAGCATTCTCGTGCAGCCGATCAAGCAGTCGCTGCTGCTCACGGACACGCAGATCGGTCTGCTGCAAGGCTTCTCGTTCACGATGTGCTACGCGACGGCGGGCGTGTTCATCGCGCGGCTCGTCGATCGCACGAACCGCGTCAGGCTGATCGCGGCCTGCATCGCCATCTGGGCGGTCTCGACCACGCTGTGCGGCTTCGCGACGAACTTCTCCGAACTGCTGCTCGCCCGCGCGGGCACGGCCGTCGCCGAGGCGGCGTTGAGTCCTGCTGCGCTGTCGATCTTCAGCGACATGTTCGCACCGCGTCGCGTGGCGCGCGCGAGCAGCGTGTTCATGCTCGGGCCGTACGTGGGCGGCGGCGTCGCGCTGTTCGGTGGCGGCATGCTGTTGTCGGCGGCGGCGAACGGTCATGGCAACGCGTGGCTCGCTGCGCACGGCATCGCGCCGTGGCAGGCGATCTTCGCGATCGTCGGCCTGCCGGGCCTGATTCTGGCCGCACTGGTGGCGTTCACGATCCGCGAGCCCGCCCGCCTCGAAACATCCGCACACGCAACGCACGCACGCGACGACATGCCTTCGTTGCGCGATGTCGTCCATCAACTGTTCGTGCGCAACCGTTTCTGTCTGCCCTACTTCGCCGCGTATGTCGCGCTGATCACGCTGTTCTACTCGCACGCTGCGTGGTTCCCGACACTGCTGATGCGCCACTTCCATCTAGCACCGAAAACGGTCGGACAGATGGCCGCGCCCGCGTACATGATCGGCGGAATACTCGGTGTCGCGTGTGCCGGCGTGCTCGCGACGCGCGTCACCGACGACAGTACACTGCGCAAAGTGCTGGCCTTTTCGACGTGCGCCGTTGCGCTGCTGGTGCCCGCTGCGATCGCGATGCCGCTAGTCAGCGACAGCGCCGTCGCGATCGCGCTCTACGGCATCTGCGCATTCACGGCGAGCATCGCGATGGGACTCGCGCCCGTGCCGCTGCAAATCGCCGTGCCGAACCGCATGCGCGGCCGCTCGCTCGCCTTGCTGGTGTTCATGACGAACGCGATCAGCGGCGGCGTCGGTCCGCTGTCGGTCGGTTATCTGAACGAGCGGCTCGGGCAAACAGGCGCGAGTCTCGGCATTGCGCTGGCGCTGGTCGGCGGCGTGTCGGCGTTGATCAGCGCCGTGCTGTATGCCGTCGCGACACGGCGCGTAGCGATTGCGAACGACGCCTGA
- a CDS encoding succinylglutamate desuccinylase/aspartoacylase family protein, with product MSNLPSLIATDVDFERTGFQTGTLRLPWSHDRSAYGHIPIPLAVLNAGTGPTVLLTGGNHGDEYEGPVALFKLMQRMPSMSIRGRLIVIPALNFPAFVNGTRTSPIDRGNLNRLFPGARNGQPTEMIAHYIENELLPRADVVIDLHAGGASFEHAPTLLASPPAQAEHRALYGDLVRAFGAPNTMIMNLLGEDRTFAAAAQRHGKLFLCGEFGGHAGCDAANLAIVESGLQRVLHRLGVTSDAPRSTPATRYFRVEGAQHYVYAPHAGVFEPAFALGDQVREGQLAGRLFDPHRPWQAPIEIAFRGDGTVMCLRTFARVEPGDCIALLAAETHAG from the coding sequence ATGTCCAATCTTCCTTCCCTCATCGCCACCGACGTCGATTTCGAACGCACGGGTTTTCAGACAGGCACGCTGCGGCTGCCGTGGTCGCACGACCGCTCAGCATACGGCCACATTCCCATCCCGCTCGCCGTGCTCAATGCAGGCACGGGCCCGACCGTGCTGCTGACGGGCGGCAATCATGGCGACGAATACGAAGGCCCCGTCGCACTGTTCAAGCTGATGCAACGAATGCCGTCGATGTCGATACGCGGCCGCCTCATCGTGATTCCCGCTTTGAACTTCCCGGCCTTCGTCAACGGCACGCGCACGTCGCCGATCGATCGCGGCAATCTGAACCGGCTCTTTCCCGGCGCGCGCAACGGACAGCCGACCGAGATGATTGCGCATTACATCGAAAACGAACTGCTGCCACGTGCCGATGTCGTGATCGATCTGCACGCGGGCGGCGCTTCGTTCGAACATGCGCCGACGCTGCTCGCATCGCCGCCCGCTCAAGCCGAACACCGCGCGCTGTACGGCGATCTGGTGCGCGCGTTCGGCGCACCGAACACGATGATCATGAATCTGCTCGGCGAAGACCGTACGTTCGCCGCCGCAGCGCAACGGCACGGCAAGCTTTTTCTATGCGGCGAATTCGGCGGCCATGCGGGCTGCGATGCGGCGAATCTGGCGATCGTCGAAAGCGGCTTGCAGCGCGTGCTGCATCGGCTCGGCGTGACGTCGGACGCGCCGCGCTCTACGCCCGCGACACGCTACTTTCGCGTTGAAGGCGCGCAGCACTATGTCTATGCGCCGCATGCGGGCGTGTTCGAGCCCGCGTTCGCACTCGGCGATCAGGTTCGCGAAGGTCAACTAGCGGGACGTCTGTTCGACCCTCACCGTCCGTGGCAAGCGCCCATCGAGATCGCTTTTCGCGGCGACGGCACGGTCATGTGTTTGCGCACTTTCGCACGTGTCGAGCCCGGCGATTGCATCGCGCTGCTCGCTGCCGAAACGCACGCCGGCTGA
- a CDS encoding LysR family transcriptional regulator, with protein MELRHLRYFIAVAELRSVRAASEQLHVTQPAISRQVQDLEDAIGAALFERTPRGLKLTAAGIAYLSEAREILARVDAANRLARRIASGVQGHLRIGFVENAAWSGIVSHALSAFEQAAPDVALELQPMNTPEQFDSLAAGRLDGGFCYRVGALPEGIAGVPVLEQNVVLAVPDTWPLGHEGPIAAAELTGKPFIAFPRNVYPAYYDRLIAACAERGLTLDIRQEASTETAILSLVSAGMGVAIVNAANRDRPPARVRFVELRDLSVPLPLEFCFAEHEANPALSRFIEQLK; from the coding sequence ATGGAACTTCGGCATCTCCGCTATTTCATCGCTGTCGCCGAGCTGCGCAGCGTACGCGCCGCCTCCGAACAGCTGCACGTGACGCAGCCGGCCATTTCGCGTCAGGTGCAAGACCTCGAAGATGCGATCGGCGCGGCGCTGTTTGAGCGCACGCCGCGCGGGCTGAAGCTCACGGCGGCGGGCATCGCGTATCTGTCGGAAGCGCGTGAAATTCTCGCGCGCGTCGATGCCGCGAACCGTCTCGCGCGCCGCATTGCGTCGGGCGTGCAAGGTCATCTGCGCATCGGCTTCGTCGAGAACGCCGCGTGGAGCGGCATCGTCTCGCATGCATTGAGCGCGTTCGAACAGGCGGCGCCCGACGTCGCGCTCGAACTTCAGCCGATGAACACGCCCGAGCAGTTCGACTCGCTTGCCGCCGGAAGGCTCGACGGCGGCTTCTGCTATCGCGTCGGCGCGCTGCCCGAAGGCATCGCGGGCGTGCCCGTGCTCGAGCAGAACGTCGTGCTGGCTGTGCCCGACACGTGGCCGCTCGGTCACGAAGGCCCGATTGCGGCAGCCGAACTCACGGGCAAGCCGTTCATCGCGTTTCCTCGCAACGTGTATCCCGCGTACTACGACCGCCTGATTGCCGCTTGCGCAGAGCGCGGCCTCACGCTCGACATCCGCCAGGAAGCATCGACGGAAACCGCGATTCTTTCGCTGGTGTCGGCGGGCATGGGCGTCGCGATCGTCAACGCGGCGAATCGCGACCGTCCGCCCGCGCGCGTGCGCTTCGTCGAATTGCGGGATCTGTCGGTGCCGCTGCCGCTCGAATTCTGTTTCGCCGAACACGAAGCCAATCCAGCACTGAGCCGATTTATCGAGCAGTTGAAGTAG
- a CDS encoding SUMF1/EgtB/PvdO family nonheme iron enzyme — MNRDPAPHHPLVQRLIDARRVTDALFPVVKPEYLYERPIRERHRIVFYIGHLEAFDRNLFDERLCRLPAFAPELDQLFAFGIDPVDGGFPTDQPADWPSLDAVHDYAKKAREQIDERLAEFEFGGAGMSTGSPEQLMHVAIEHRLMHAETLAYMLHQLPLEMKAAPPGAVSKAVLARNVEMAPMVRVSAGEAVLGMKKEDGRFGWDNEFGEQRVQVDAFDIDRYMVTNAQFMAFIDAGGYGNRTYWNDKDWAWKEAEGIAHPVTWSRDANGKWMLRTMFDDVALPPDWPVYVSHAEAAAYARWAGKSLPTEAQWQRAAQGVPHAPSGNYDFRSWDPQAVDAAPDNVSAFGVEGQYGNGWEWTSSLFEALPGFDAFPFYLGYSANFFDGQHYVLKGGSARTAQCMLRPTFRNWFQPRYQHVYAGFRCVRAV; from the coding sequence ATGAATCGCGACCCTGCTCCGCACCACCCGCTGGTCCAGCGCCTCATCGACGCGCGCCGCGTCACCGACGCCCTGTTCCCGGTCGTCAAACCCGAATACCTGTATGAACGTCCGATCCGCGAGCGTCACCGCATCGTGTTCTACATCGGCCATCTCGAAGCCTTCGACCGCAATCTGTTCGACGAGCGGCTCTGTCGGCTGCCCGCGTTCGCGCCGGAACTCGACCAGCTGTTCGCCTTCGGCATCGATCCCGTCGACGGCGGTTTTCCGACGGATCAACCTGCCGACTGGCCTTCGCTCGACGCCGTGCACGATTACGCAAAGAAGGCACGCGAGCAGATCGACGAACGTCTGGCGGAATTCGAGTTCGGCGGCGCAGGCATGTCGACAGGCTCGCCCGAACAGCTGATGCACGTTGCCATCGAACACAGGCTGATGCACGCGGAAACGCTCGCGTACATGCTGCATCAACTGCCGCTCGAGATGAAGGCAGCGCCGCCGGGCGCCGTATCGAAAGCGGTACTTGCCCGCAATGTCGAAATGGCGCCGATGGTGCGCGTGTCAGCAGGCGAAGCCGTGCTCGGCATGAAGAAGGAAGACGGGCGCTTCGGCTGGGACAACGAGTTCGGCGAGCAACGCGTGCAGGTCGATGCGTTCGACATCGACCGCTACATGGTGACGAACGCGCAGTTCATGGCGTTCATCGACGCGGGCGGCTACGGCAATCGCACGTACTGGAACGACAAGGACTGGGCGTGGAAGGAAGCGGAGGGTATTGCGCATCCCGTCACGTGGTCGCGAGATGCGAATGGCAAGTGGATGCTGCGCACGATGTTCGACGACGTTGCGCTGCCGCCCGACTGGCCCGTCTACGTGAGCCATGCCGAAGCGGCGGCATACGCGCGCTGGGCAGGCAAGTCGCTGCCAACGGAAGCGCAATGGCAGCGCGCCGCGCAAGGCGTGCCGCATGCGCCGTCGGGCAACTATGATTTCCGCAGCTGGGATCCGCAAGCCGTCGATGCCGCGCCCGACAATGTCAGTGCATTCGGCGTCGAAGGCCAGTACGGCAATGGCTGGGAATGGACGTCGTCGCTGTTCGAGGCGTTGCCCGGATTCGATGCATTCCCGTTCTATCTCGGCTACTCGGCCAACTTCTTCGACGGACAGCATTACGTGCTCAAGGGCGGCTCGGCACGCACCGCGCAATGCATGCTTCGGCCGACGTTCCGCAACTGGTTTCAGCCGCGGTATCAGCATGTGTATGCAGGGTTCAGGTGCGTGCGGGCTGTCTGA
- a CDS encoding helix-turn-helix domain-containing protein, which yields MRHLCMPQGVAANDMPQLEALICSARAVRRGEALYRAGDSFDNLYAVRSGSLKTVMAHRDGREQVTGLRLAGESLGLDGISSDQHACSAVALEDSSVCIIPYAALKHLCREISSMQERLHKLMGEQIVREAAQMMVLGSLSADERVAAFLLDISERNAQRGYSSAEFNLRMTREDMGSYLGMTLETVSRTLSRFQKRGLIDAQGRFVHIVDPDGLRQVGAAANA from the coding sequence ATGAGGCATCTGTGCATGCCGCAAGGCGTCGCCGCCAACGACATGCCGCAGCTCGAAGCGCTGATCTGCTCGGCGCGCGCGGTGCGACGCGGTGAAGCGCTCTACCGCGCCGGCGACTCCTTCGACAATCTGTACGCGGTGCGCTCAGGGTCGCTGAAAACGGTGATGGCGCATCGCGATGGCCGCGAGCAGGTCACGGGCTTGCGGCTCGCGGGCGAATCGCTGGGGCTGGACGGTATCAGCAGCGACCAGCACGCGTGCAGCGCGGTGGCGCTCGAAGACAGCTCGGTGTGCATCATTCCTTACGCGGCCCTCAAGCATCTGTGCCGCGAAATCAGCTCGATGCAGGAACGGCTGCACAAGCTGATGGGCGAGCAGATCGTCCGTGAAGCCGCGCAGATGATGGTGCTCGGCTCATTGAGCGCCGACGAGCGCGTCGCGGCTTTCCTGCTGGACATCTCGGAACGCAACGCGCAGCGCGGCTATTCATCGGCCGAATTCAATTTGCGGATGACGCGCGAAGACATGGGCAGCTATCTCGGCATGACGCTCGAGACTGTGAGCCGCACGCTGTCAAGATTTCAAAAGCGCGGACTGATCGACGCACAAGGCCGTTTCGTTCACATCGTCGATCCTGACGGCCTGCGCCAGGTCGGCGCAGCGGCAAACGCCTGA
- a CDS encoding universal stress protein, with the protein MYTRILVAVDGSNTSRRAFDGALNLASKLGATLRAFYAVENTPMYFDAPGYDPSVLRNRLVEQGKELTVELSAAMRERGVSGDIAVGEASSLDDVPTLVLRAAADFNADLIVMGTHGRRGMQRLILGSVAERCVRQSTLPVLLIPSAAGGGDEADEPKA; encoded by the coding sequence ATGTACACACGCATCCTCGTTGCAGTCGACGGCAGCAACACCTCGCGCCGCGCGTTCGACGGCGCCCTGAATCTGGCCAGCAAGCTCGGCGCGACGCTGCGCGCGTTCTACGCGGTCGAAAACACGCCAATGTATTTCGACGCGCCCGGCTACGATCCGTCCGTGCTGCGCAACCGGCTCGTCGAGCAGGGCAAGGAACTGACGGTGGAACTGTCGGCGGCGATGCGCGAGCGCGGCGTGTCCGGCGATATCGCCGTCGGCGAAGCATCTTCGCTCGACGACGTGCCGACCCTCGTGCTGCGCGCCGCCGCCGATTTCAACGCCGATCTGATCGTGATGGGCACACATGGCCGCCGTGGCATGCAGCGGCTGATACTCGGCAGCGTGGCCGAGCGCTGCGTGCGCCAGTCGACGCTGCCCGTGCTGCTGATTCCGTCCGCGGCGGGCGGCGGCGATGAGGCCGACGAGCCGAAGGCGTGA
- a CDS encoding FadR/GntR family transcriptional regulator translates to MNERKPTGLPDKIYGDILNRILEGEYKEGERLPTEHALAERFETSRPTVREALARLRADGIIVTRHGSGTTVARRPDPDVRRFAPLETLSDIRRCYDFRIVTESGGAELAAQMAEADDIAAIQHAWDELERVIETQGIGAKDDFAFHLAVARASKNQFFITMMSFIEEQIVFSMNLSRNLSLVKTLERQRLVQAEHLAVLEAIRRKDPAAAGQAMRAHLEHARDRMFGS, encoded by the coding sequence ATGAACGAGCGCAAACCGACTGGTCTGCCGGACAAGATCTACGGCGACATCCTCAACCGCATTCTCGAAGGCGAATACAAGGAAGGCGAGCGTCTGCCTACCGAGCATGCGCTCGCCGAGCGTTTCGAGACATCGCGGCCCACGGTGCGCGAGGCGCTGGCGCGGCTGCGCGCGGACGGCATCATCGTCACGCGGCACGGCTCGGGCACGACAGTCGCGCGGCGGCCGGACCCGGACGTGCGCCGCTTCGCGCCGCTGGAAACGCTCTCCGACATTCGCCGCTGTTACGACTTCCGGATCGTGACGGAGTCGGGCGGCGCCGAACTGGCCGCGCAGATGGCCGAGGCCGACGACATCGCTGCGATCCAGCACGCGTGGGACGAACTGGAGCGCGTGATCGAAACCCAGGGCATCGGCGCGAAGGACGACTTCGCGTTCCACCTTGCCGTCGCGCGTGCGTCGAAGAACCAGTTCTTCATCACGATGATGTCGTTCATCGAAGAGCAGATCGTGTTCAGCATGAATCTGTCGCGCAATCTGTCGCTGGTGAAGACGCTCGAACGCCAGCGGCTCGTGCAGGCCGAACATCTGGCCGTGCTCGAAGCCATCCGCCGCAAGGACCCTGCGGCGGCCGGACAGGCCATGCGCGCGCATCTGGAGCACGCGCGCGACCGGATGTTCGGCTCCTGA
- a CDS encoding MFS transporter — MLGIGLVNMLVALDQTVVSTALPSIVVELHGFEYYAWIASAYLLASVVTVPVFGRLGDYFGRKYFVITAVIVFTVASALCGLAGSMPFLVFARGLQGVGGGMMVGTAFASIPDLFPDPRTRVRWQVVLAAAYGIGTAAGPSLGGWLSQNFGWRSTFLVNLPVGALALYFIWAHLPYYRRERTGDVRIEWTGAVLVALVLGGLQTFIEAVPKDGLTTANLILAALVIVGAAALLVCERRATHPIVPLDLFKDPQLVTLFTLSVLSGFVMFSLIFFAPLLLQGGFGLTPQQAGLLATPIAACIALGSMINTRIVIHMSRPTAILTIGFSLLVAASAGIALATPATPHLYLELSMAAVGIGLGFILNNLNVFGQEIAGRERFGITTALLQSTRMVGGMLGTSIVATIVNRRYASGVEESLRVLGESVASAWRPKLADPRILVDENLRDSLLIELKRAGLEGPALFDAARHVLVQSIHIGVVLTGCAALAAALLVRRISHITFRRG; from the coding sequence ATGCTCGGCATCGGCCTCGTCAACATGCTCGTCGCGCTCGATCAGACGGTGGTCAGCACGGCGTTGCCGTCGATCGTCGTCGAACTGCATGGTTTCGAGTATTACGCATGGATCGCGAGCGCCTATCTGCTCGCGTCCGTGGTCACGGTGCCCGTGTTCGGGCGGCTAGGCGACTATTTCGGCCGCAAATACTTCGTGATTACGGCCGTGATCGTCTTCACGGTGGCGTCGGCGCTATGCGGCCTCGCGGGCAGCATGCCGTTTCTGGTGTTCGCGCGCGGCCTGCAGGGCGTCGGCGGCGGCATGATGGTCGGCACGGCGTTCGCGTCGATCCCCGATCTCTTTCCCGATCCGCGCACTCGCGTGCGCTGGCAGGTGGTGCTGGCGGCCGCCTACGGAATCGGCACGGCGGCGGGGCCGTCGCTGGGCGGCTGGCTGAGCCAGAACTTCGGCTGGCGCTCGACGTTCCTCGTGAACCTGCCCGTCGGCGCGCTTGCGCTGTACTTCATCTGGGCGCACCTGCCGTATTACCGGCGCGAGCGCACGGGCGACGTGCGCATCGAATGGACGGGCGCCGTGCTGGTGGCGCTGGTGCTCGGCGGGTTGCAGACCTTCATCGAAGCCGTGCCGAAGGACGGTCTCACGACAGCCAACCTGATCCTCGCCGCGCTGGTGATCGTCGGCGCGGCTGCGCTGCTGGTCTGCGAGCGGCGCGCGACACATCCCATCGTGCCGCTCGACCTGTTCAAGGATCCGCAGCTCGTGACGCTGTTCACGCTGTCGGTGCTGTCGGGCTTCGTGATGTTTTCGCTGATCTTTTTCGCGCCGCTGCTGCTGCAGGGCGGCTTCGGGCTGACGCCGCAGCAGGCCGGCCTGCTGGCGACGCCGATCGCCGCGTGTATCGCGCTCGGCAGCATGATCAACACGCGCATCGTGATTCACATGTCGCGGCCCACTGCCATTCTGACGATCGGTTTCAGCCTGCTGGTGGCCGCGTCGGCCGGCATTGCGCTCGCCACGCCGGCGACGCCGCATCTGTACCTCGAACTCTCGATGGCGGCCGTCGGCATTGGCCTCGGCTTCATTCTCAACAACCTGAATGTGTTCGGTCAGGAGATCGCCGGCCGCGAGCGCTTCGGCATCACCACGGCGCTGCTCCAGTCGACGCGCATGGTAGGCGGGATGCTCGGCACCAGCATCGTCGCGACGATCGTGAACCGGCGCTATGCGTCGGGCGTGGAAGAGTCGCTGCGCGTGCTCGGCGAATCCGTCGCGTCGGCGTGGCGTCCGAAGCTCGCCGATCCGCGTATTCTCGTCGACGAAAATCTGCGCGATTCGCTGCTGATCGAACTGAAACGCGCGGGCCTCGAAGGCCCGGCGTTGTTCGACGCGGCGCGTCACGTGCTCGTGCAGTCGATTCACATCGGCGTCGTGCTGACGGGCTGTGCGGCGCTGGCTGCCGCGCTCCTCGTGCGCCGGATTTCGCACATCACGTTCCGGCGCGGTTAA